The window TAATGATTCAAAGGTGACACTGAGGTGTTGCCTTTTAGTGCTGCCAGTATATTAATTGCTATGTAATACTCTTGTTTTACATACCAAACAGATTGAAAAAATTAGCATAGTGCCCATATAGAGTAGTTAAATAGACTAATAGATAATATTCAGTAGATAAGCCATAGCGTCAACGGTTTGATGGTTTTAACTCTGTCATAAGCCGTCAAACAGCTATTCATTATGATTCACCAATAAAGAGGAATACCCCATGGCAAAGGCCAAGTTTGAACGCAACAAGCCACACGTCAACGTCGGTACTATTGGACACGTTGACCATGGTAAAACCACCCTTACTGCTGCTATCGCAACAGTAGCCGCTAAAACCTCAGGTGGCGAAGCCAAAGACTACGCGTCTATTGACTCAGCCCCTGAAGAAAAAGCACGTGGCATCACCATCAACACCAGTCACGTAGAATATGACACCGAAGCCCGTCATTATGCTCACGTTGATTGCCCAGGTCACGCCGATTATGTTAAAAACATGATCACTGGTGCCGCCCAAATGGACGGCGCAATCCTAGTCGTATCAGCGACTGACGGCCCTATGCCACAAACCCGTGAGCACATTTTGCTTTCACGTCAGGTTGGCGTACCGTACATCGTCGTATTCATGAACAAATGCGACATGGTTGATGACGAAGAATTGCTTGAGCTAGTAGAAATGGAAGTTCGCGAACTTCTTAGTGACTACGACTTCCCAGGTGATGACACCCCAATCGTTAAAGGGTCTGCTACCGAAGCCCTAAAAGGCAGCGAAGGTCCATACGGCGCACCTGCTATTGTTGAACTACTAAACATTTTAGACACCTACATCCCAGAGCCTGAGCGTGACGTCGACAAAGCATTCTTAATGCCAATCGAAGACGTCTTCTCAATCTCAGGTCGTGGTACCGTTGTTACTGGCCGTGTTGAATCAGGCATTGTTAAAATCGGTGACGAGATTGAAATCGTCGGTATCAAAAACACCCAAAAGACGACTTGTACTGGTGTAGAGATGTTCCGTAAACTGCTTGACGAAGGTCGTGCAGGCGAAAACTGTGGCGTATTGCTACGTGGTACTAAACGTGAAGACGTACAGCGCGGACAAGTATTGGCCAAACCAGGTTCAATCACCCCGCATACCAAGTTTGATGCTGAAGTATACGTACTAAGCAAAGAAGAAGGTGGTCGTCATACCCCATTCCTAAACGGCTATCGTCCCCAGTTCTACTTCCGTACCACTGACGTAACTGGCGCAATCCAATTACAAGACGGTACTGAAATGGTCATGCCTGGTGATAACGTTGAGATGGGCGTAGAGCTTATCCACCCAATCGCTATGGACAAAGGTCTTCGCTTCGCTATTCGTGAAGGCGGCCGTACGGTAGGCGCTGGTGTTGTTGCTACTGTTAAGGACTAATACTTAGTTACTGATTTCAGTACTTAAGTGTTTGACTAAAAAGCTGCTCTCTTAATCGAGGGTGGCTTTTTTTATGGAAGAGGGTAAGCGTTAGGGTGGTAATATTACTTATTAATGAAAAATGAGCTTTATTTAAAAAGAAAAATAAAGGAAGGATAATGCTAAGTATAAAAAAGCTATCAGACGATGCCGCTGAACGTCAGAAAAATATTCAAGCAGTAGCGGATATCGAAGCAGTTGTTCAGATGCAAGATGCATGGACTTATCAGGCGCTTACTGACTTACTTGCACAAAATAGTATGAAGTTGATGACCGCTACTCATCCCATTAATGAAGATATATTAGGGTACTGTCTATATCAAGTGGTCTTTGAGCAAGCAGAAATATTGCGTATCGGCACCCATCCTAAGCATCAAAGGCAAGGTATTGCCTCGCAGCTGTTTGCTGTCCTAAATAAAGAAATGGAAGCTAACAGAGTTGAGAGTCTTCTATTAGAAGTACGAGCAGATAATGCACCAGCGATAGCTTTATATGAGCAGCAGGGGTTTACAGTTATTCATCGACGTAAAAACTACTATCAACAGCCGCATCAGTTATCGATAGATGCGTTGATTATGCAGCTTAGTTATGTTGAGTGACTGTTTTTAAGAAGTTGGTGACGTTTGCATTTTACAGTCTTCAATATTGTGCTTATAGGTACTGTCTGCTTTCATACGTTCGAGGACAGCAATGCGCTCGGCGAGTAGCTCAACCATAAGATTAATATTGGCCTGTTGTTTTTTAACTTGTTCAAGTTTTTGCTTGGTAACAACTAACTGATCATCGAGATCAAGGTATCCATCATAGTAATCATTAAGGCTGTCTTTGATTTCAGTCAAAGTAAAGCCAATGACCTGTGCGCTTTTAATCAGTTCAATACGCTCAACACATTCTGGATGAAACTCAGTATATAAACGTGATCCTGCTTGGCGTTTGCGAGATTTTAGTAGCCCTAATTGATCATAATGGCGAACGGTATCTTTGGTGGTATTGGCCTGTGTGGCTAGTGTTCCAATGAGCAAAAATGAGGTATCAAGTGCCATAGCATAACCTTGTGAGCATAAAGAACAAGCTAATATTCAATAAAAAATTAAGAATTAAAACAATAAAATAGTGCAATAATCGCTCATTTTAAGACTCGTTTTTTTGTATTTGCCACGGCGTTGGGGACTCTAGCATAGCAACTGCCAATGCTTGATGAGAGTTAGGTTGCCATGTTACTGAGCGACTGCCAACTAAGGTATCTAATTGGGTGAGGAACTCAGCGCGTGGTAAGGTTTTCGCACCTAAGCTCATCAAATGCTCATTGGGCAGCTGACAGTCTACCAGTGCCACATTACTCTGTGTACATAAGCGCATCAGTCCCCAAAATGCCAGTTTTGAGGCGTTTGATGCACGGTGAAACATGGATTCGCCAAAATAGATGCCACCTATTTTTAGCCCGTATAGACCACCAATCAGCTGTTGTTGGTCATCCCAAACCTCAATGCTATGAGCAAAGCCGTGAGCATGCAGCTCGGTATAAGCGTCGATCATCTCGTCGTGAATCCAAGTGTGCTCGCCTTCAGCCAACCCATCACTGCGCGGTAAACTACAGGCGTGTATGACCTCATCAAAAGCTTGATTAAGCGTTAATTGCCAACGCTCACGTTTGGCTTGGCGACGTAGAGACTTGCTCGGCTGATAGTCAGTCGGTACCATCACGCAGCGCGGCTCAGGGCACCACCAAGCGATAGGTTCATCTTCATTGAACCAGGGGAATAGCCCTTGAGCGTAGGCAGAAATTAAGGTTTCAGGAGCTAGGTCACCGCCTACTACCACCACGCCGACACCATCAGGGTCGACGTTAGCAGGGTTTGGGAAATTATAACACCCAAGACTTTTTAAGGTCTCAGGCGTTATATACGCGGCTTCAAAAGGACGCGTAATAGAGTCGCTAATGGCCGTTCGCGCCGCTGTATTATGAGCGGCTTGATCAGAATGGCTCACTTAAGCCTCTGTGTCAGCAGTCAAGGTAGAAGCGTAAGTATGGTCTTGCGCATGGGTTTCACCTATGGCATCTAGATACTTTTCGGCGTCAAGTGCAGCCATGCAGCCGGTTCCCGCTGAGGTAATGGCTTGACGATAGACATGGTCTGCCACGTCACCAGCAGCAAATACGCCTTCAATACTGGTCTGGGTTGCATTACCATTAAGTCCGCTATTAACAATAATATAGCCATCTTTCATATCTAATTGACCGTCAAATAGGTCAGTATTGGGCTTGTGACCAATCGCAACGAACATACCAAAGACATCTAACTTCTTGGTGCTGCCATCGACAGTAGACTTAATCACCACGCCATTGACGCCCATATCATCGCCAACCACTTCTTCAACACTGTGATTCCATTCGATTTTAACGTTACCTTTTTTGGCTTTTTCGAACAGTTTATCTTGTAGAATTTTCTCAGAGCGTAAGCTATCGCGGCGATGTACTAAAGTCACTTCGGCAGCAATGTTAGACAGATACAAAGCTTCTTCGACTGCCGTATTACCACCGCCGATGACCGCGACTTTTTGATCTTTGTAAAAGAAACCGTCACAAGTAGCACAAGCTGAAACGCCCAAGCCTTTAAATTTTGTTTCTGACTCTAACCCTAGATACTGGGCAGAGGCGCCCGTTGAGATAATTAGGGCATCGCAAGTGTAGCTGCCGTTGTTGCCCTCTAATTTAAAAGGACGTTCGCTCAGATCAACGGTGTTGACGTGGTCATAGACCAATTCAGTACCAAAGCGCTCGGCATGGGCTTTCATACGATCCATCAGCGCAGGACCGGTTAAGTCATGAGCATCGCCCGGCCAGTTATCGACTTCGGTAGTGGTGGTGAGCTGTCCGCCCACTTCCAAACCGGTGACCATAACAGGCTTTAAGTTAGCACGAGCAGCATAGACTGCTGCCGAATAGCCAGCAGGGCCTGAGCCTAAAATAATAAGTTTTTCGTGACGAGGAGTAGGGGTAGCAGTTGTCATGGATGTTCCTTACTAAAGGTGAAGATTGATAGTATAAATAACAAATATAATGAAAAATAATGATTAAAAATTAGCACTAATGTAGTTTTTCTAATTGCTGTGTGATACTAACATAAGGGCATTCAGCAAAAAGCGCAAGTTTGCTAAAATAAACATGGATATCACTACAATCAAAGCATGTTTACCTTGAAATATTATTGTTGAAAAATCGCGAGAGACTCCAAAAATATCAAACAAAGGTTTTATAATTCTTCTTTTAGTTATGGTGTTTGTTTGCTAAATCACTTATTGGTCTGTTTTCTTACTCGCTTTCTTACATTCTTTATTAATAACACGGTCGCCACTTAAGCTATGTATTTGTTATTATACAAAGTTATGCTGAGTGTAATAGGCATTGGACAATATTAGTTACTGTAAAGAACGAGATAAGTCAGTACTCCTAGGCGTATTTTACGCCATAAATTGCACTCTATATACCTTTATTGGCTATGCCATAATAAGCAGTCGGCTATGTCATAATAGCCACTGTAGTAATAAGCACTGTAATAATAGCCACTTCGCTACTCAAATTTAAATAAGCATTTTATGTCAGCATGGTTAGACTTAATCATGCTTTGGCGACTATTTAGTATTAATAAAGCACTAATAACAAGGCAGATCTTACGTGATATCAGCACCGCTCATTGAGTATTTAAAAAAAGGTATATTTACCCTTCTTGGGTCAATATTGGCAGTTTATCTGTTCATTATTCTATTGACCTATACCGGCAACGATCCCAGTTGGTCGCATATCAGTAGCGATATGACCACCATTAATAACATGGGCGGCGCGATGGGGGCTTGGTTGTCTGACCTACTCTATAGCTTTTTTGGCTTTGGAGCATGGTGGCTGCTGGCGTTTTTGGTCTATGAGTCTGTTTTAATTTGGTGGGACAATAAGCCGACGTTTTGGCTATTGCGGCTAGTCACTTACGTGTTTTTGATATTAAGTGTGAGTGCCTTGTTTGCACAATTGGTAGCCTTGATTCAGCAGGTGTCAGATCCAGTAGCAACAGGGCTTGAGGGCGTTGCTGGTGGTATTATTGGACTTGAGTTACAAGCGCGTTTGGCCCAGCTATTATCGCAGTGGGGTAGTGTGGCATTTTTGGTAGTATTCGTTATTATTACTGCCACCTTTGCATTCAATATCCATTGGCTGGCTCTTTATCATAAGCTTACCAACTTAGCCTGGTTTGGTTCTAGCGTTAAGGCTGAGGATAGTGTGCAGAATGCCGGGCAAGAAAATGACGCCACACAACAAAGTAACACCATACAACAAAATACCAAAAGCTTGCTCACTGATGAAGATGCAAAAAACAAGAATGCTCAGCGAGAGAAACCAGACAATGGGCAATTGCCACTTGAGCTGCAACCTGCTCACAATTCTCTTAACGGCAATCAAGCATCAGATAACAGCGGTCGCTTCAGTGATGTGTTGACAGATTTTTTAGCTAAATCAGGGCTTGGCGCCAGCGTCAAAGCATCTATGGCAGCTGCGGCGGCGAATAATGCTATGAATGATGGCTTACAAACAGCTGCATCTACCCCTAACAGTCATTCTACTAATTTTGCCAATGACTCCCATTCCGCTGCAGCTACCTCTAATCCTACCACCGCAACCGTACGCAAAGTGGAACCTAGTTTTGCATGGAACGACGCAGGTACTGTTGATGATTTATTAGCAAATGGGTCAATGACTGAGCAAAATACGTTTGCTCCTAGTTCTTATAGTAATGCTACAGCTCCTTCAAACGTTGAGTTATCAAATGCTTCAGTATCACAGGTAGGGTCAACTGCGGCTGTAGAAACACCCACGGCTGATTTTACTCCCAACCATGAACAAGGTTCTGTTCAGCAAGCATCTGATGAGGTGGTCACTAATACGCCAACTGCTGCTGAGTCTAGTACTGCTGAACCACATACTTTAACGTCAAATACTGATAGCTTAAATACTGATAGCTCAAATGTTGATAGCTTGGCAGACGCTTGGTTAGCAGAGCATGCTCCAGCTCCAGTAGCTGCACCATCAGAATTTACAGAATCAGAAAACGATCATAGCTCGACTGCTCAACCAGCGCTAAAGACGCCATTAGATTCTGCTAACGATTTATCTGCTGATCTAACTGATGATTCTAAATTATCAAATGCTTCTGAGCCGTTAATTTCACCTAAAGTACCAAGTGCTTCTCAAGTAGCAAGTATCGTTTCACCAGCACCAGCACCAGCACCAGCACCAGCGAGCACCAGTCATTCACATCAGCAAGAACCGAGTGCGGTAGCTGATATGACTCCGACCAATACACCACCTGCTAATCCAAAAGCTACTCCAACGGTAGCGACCACTAATTCAGGTGCGACTGCCAATCAAAGCACAAGAGTTGAGACTGTAATAGATCCTAAATCAACCTTTAGCTTTGCAGTAGCAGATGGTGATTCGAGCAATCATATTACCGACATGATGCCAGAAGACGATAAATCGTCTGAAGATGATTTGCATACACCAGTTATGCCTGAAATTCATGATGATGCCGCCTTTTCTCAGCGTTCAAGGTCGATGCAAACGGCTAAATATCGTGACAGTCTTTCGGCTATTCCAGCGATATCTATTCTTGATAAGCCAGACCCTAATCGCCAGCCTAGCTATACCTTGGCTGAGCTTGAGCAATTGTCAGAACTGTTAGAAATTAAACTGCAAGATTTTAATGTAAAAGCGGAGGTAGTGAATGCCATTCCTGGGCCGGTAGTTACGCGCTTTGAAGTGGAACTGGCTGCTGGTGTAAAAGCCAGTAAAGTGACGGGTATTTCACGCGATTTGGCGCGCTCGCTATCAATGGCGTCTCTGCGTGTAGTCGAGGTCATTCCGGGCAAGCCTTATATCGGTATCGAAGTACCTAATAAAAAGCGTGAAATGGTGCGCTTAATTGAGCTGCTCGATACCGAAAAATTTAACGACCCCAAAGCGCAAATCAGCATGGCAATGGGTAAAGATATTGGCGGTAAAGCGATTATTACTGACCTTGCGCGTGCGCCACACATGTTGGTCGCTGGTACGACAGGTTCGGGTAAATCAGTACTGGTCAACGCCATGCTGCTATCGATGCTACTCAAATATACGCCTAGTGAGCTGCGGCTTATCTTGATTGACCCTAAGCAGCTTGAGCTTGCCAACTATAATGACATTCCGCATCTGCTGACTCCCGTAGTTACCGATATGACAGAAGCGGCCAGTAGCTTGTCATGGTGTGTGGCAGAAATGGAGCGCCGTTATCAGCTCATGAGCTTGCTTAAAGTCCGTAAATTAGACGAGTTTAACAAGAAAGTCCGCGCTGCTGAAAAAGCAGGCAATCCGATGATAGATCCTCTATGGCGCCCCAACGATAATGTGAGTATCAGCCAAGCACCTAAGCTTAAGACTCTACCAATGATTGTCATTGTTGCCGATGAGTTTGCCGACATGATCATGCAGGTGGGCAAGCAGGCTGAAGAGCTAATCACCCGTCTCGCACAAAAATCGCGGGCGGCAGGGATTCATTTAATACTTGCGACCCAGCGTCCATCAGTAGATGTCATTACCGGCTTAATTAAAGCCAATATTCCAGTACGGGCGGCTCTGCGGGTTAACTCTAAAGTAGATTCGCGGACGATTTTGGATAGTGGCGGTGCTGAAGATATGCTTGGTAATGGTGATATGCTGTTCTTAGGCCCAGGACAAATTGAGCCAGATCGCGTTCATGGGGCTTATGTTAGTGATGAAGAGGTCAATAGCATTTGTGATGCGTGGCGTGAACGCGGCGCGCCCGATTATATTGATAATATGGCAGGTAATTTTGAATTGTCTAGTCCCGGTGGCGGCAGTACGACCAGCGCCTCTGGTGAAGATGATGATCTTTATAATGATGCAGTCGGTTTTATTATGGAGACCCGTAAGGTTTCAGCCTCTAGTATTCAGCGCAAGTTCAGTATCGGCTATAACCGCGCAGCAAGGATTGTTGACTCGATGGAAGAGGCCGGACTGGTCAGCTCTATGGGTAAAAGTGGCAAGCGTGAGCTGCTAATGTAGGATTGTTAAATCTGCTTGAGCAAAGAGAAGACGAGTTACGAGAGTAGCTCGTCTTTTTTGATTCAAAATGAGTCCTACACAATGTTAGGATCAAGAATGAGAAGTATTGTATGTAGCTTGCTTGCCGCTTTAATTGGTTTATCAAGGCTAGCATTGGGTATCATTGCACTGTTTAATCCAGACGTGTTTGAGCTATATTTTTTTATGGACG of the Psychrobacter sp. LV10R520-6 genome contains:
- the tuf gene encoding elongation factor Tu, whose product is MAKAKFERNKPHVNVGTIGHVDHGKTTLTAAIATVAAKTSGGEAKDYASIDSAPEEKARGITINTSHVEYDTEARHYAHVDCPGHADYVKNMITGAAQMDGAILVVSATDGPMPQTREHILLSRQVGVPYIVVFMNKCDMVDDEELLELVEMEVRELLSDYDFPGDDTPIVKGSATEALKGSEGPYGAPAIVELLNILDTYIPEPERDVDKAFLMPIEDVFSISGRGTVVTGRVESGIVKIGDEIEIVGIKNTQKTTCTGVEMFRKLLDEGRAGENCGVLLRGTKREDVQRGQVLAKPGSITPHTKFDAEVYVLSKEEGGRHTPFLNGYRPQFYFRTTDVTGAIQLQDGTEMVMPGDNVEMGVELIHPIAMDKGLRFAIREGGRTVGAGVVATVKD
- the rimI gene encoding ribosomal protein S18-alanine N-acetyltransferase; this translates as MLSIKKLSDDAAERQKNIQAVADIEAVVQMQDAWTYQALTDLLAQNSMKLMTATHPINEDILGYCLYQVVFEQAEILRIGTHPKHQRQGIASQLFAVLNKEMEANRVESLLLEVRADNAPAIALYEQQGFTVIHRRKNYYQQPHQLSIDALIMQLSYVE
- a CDS encoding MerR family transcriptional regulator, translating into MALDTSFLLIGTLATQANTTKDTVRHYDQLGLLKSRKRQAGSRLYTEFHPECVERIELIKSAQVIGFTLTEIKDSLNDYYDGYLDLDDQLVVTKQKLEQVKKQQANINLMVELLAERIAVLERMKADSTYKHNIEDCKMQTSPTS
- the aat gene encoding leucyl/phenylalanyl-tRNA--protein transferase, which produces MTRPFEAAYITPETLKSLGCYNFPNPANVDPDGVGVVVVGGDLAPETLISAYAQGLFPWFNEDEPIAWWCPEPRCVMVPTDYQPSKSLRRQAKRERWQLTLNQAFDEVIHACSLPRSDGLAEGEHTWIHDEMIDAYTELHAHGFAHSIEVWDDQQQLIGGLYGLKIGGIYFGESMFHRASNASKLAFWGLMRLCTQSNVALVDCQLPNEHLMSLGAKTLPRAEFLTQLDTLVGSRSVTWQPNSHQALAVAMLESPTPWQIQKNES
- the trxB gene encoding thioredoxin-disulfide reductase, which encodes MTTATPTPRHEKLIILGSGPAGYSAAVYAARANLKPVMVTGLEVGGQLTTTTEVDNWPGDAHDLTGPALMDRMKAHAERFGTELVYDHVNTVDLSERPFKLEGNNGSYTCDALIISTGASAQYLGLESETKFKGLGVSACATCDGFFYKDQKVAVIGGGNTAVEEALYLSNIAAEVTLVHRRDSLRSEKILQDKLFEKAKKGNVKIEWNHSVEEVVGDDMGVNGVVIKSTVDGSTKKLDVFGMFVAIGHKPNTDLFDGQLDMKDGYIIVNSGLNGNATQTSIEGVFAAGDVADHVYRQAITSAGTGCMAALDAEKYLDAIGETHAQDHTYASTLTADTEA
- a CDS encoding DNA translocase FtsK 4TM domain-containing protein; this encodes MISAPLIEYLKKGIFTLLGSILAVYLFIILLTYTGNDPSWSHISSDMTTINNMGGAMGAWLSDLLYSFFGFGAWWLLAFLVYESVLIWWDNKPTFWLLRLVTYVFLILSVSALFAQLVALIQQVSDPVATGLEGVAGGIIGLELQARLAQLLSQWGSVAFLVVFVIITATFAFNIHWLALYHKLTNLAWFGSSVKAEDSVQNAGQENDATQQSNTIQQNTKSLLTDEDAKNKNAQREKPDNGQLPLELQPAHNSLNGNQASDNSGRFSDVLTDFLAKSGLGASVKASMAAAAANNAMNDGLQTAASTPNSHSTNFANDSHSAAATSNPTTATVRKVEPSFAWNDAGTVDDLLANGSMTEQNTFAPSSYSNATAPSNVELSNASVSQVGSTAAVETPTADFTPNHEQGSVQQASDEVVTNTPTAAESSTAEPHTLTSNTDSLNTDSSNVDSLADAWLAEHAPAPVAAPSEFTESENDHSSTAQPALKTPLDSANDLSADLTDDSKLSNASEPLISPKVPSASQVASIVSPAPAPAPAPASTSHSHQQEPSAVADMTPTNTPPANPKATPTVATTNSGATANQSTRVETVIDPKSTFSFAVADGDSSNHITDMMPEDDKSSEDDLHTPVMPEIHDDAAFSQRSRSMQTAKYRDSLSAIPAISILDKPDPNRQPSYTLAELEQLSELLEIKLQDFNVKAEVVNAIPGPVVTRFEVELAAGVKASKVTGISRDLARSLSMASLRVVEVIPGKPYIGIEVPNKKREMVRLIELLDTEKFNDPKAQISMAMGKDIGGKAIITDLARAPHMLVAGTTGSGKSVLVNAMLLSMLLKYTPSELRLILIDPKQLELANYNDIPHLLTPVVTDMTEAASSLSWCVAEMERRYQLMSLLKVRKLDEFNKKVRAAEKAGNPMIDPLWRPNDNVSISQAPKLKTLPMIVIVADEFADMIMQVGKQAEELITRLAQKSRAAGIHLILATQRPSVDVITGLIKANIPVRAALRVNSKVDSRTILDSGGAEDMLGNGDMLFLGPGQIEPDRVHGAYVSDEEVNSICDAWRERGAPDYIDNMAGNFELSSPGGGSTTSASGEDDDLYNDAVGFIMETRKVSASSIQRKFSIGYNRAARIVDSMEEAGLVSSMGKSGKRELLM